One genomic window of Betaproteobacteria bacterium includes the following:
- a CDS encoding NAD-binding protein: MRVAFIGVGAMGEPMAANLLQKGFELSILHHRRAEPAARLAQLGARVCASVAETVAGCEIVVLSLPTSAEVEAIVAGAGGVLAAASAGTLVLDCTTSDPASTRRLGEQLSGRDIALVDAGMTRGVAGAKQGKLAFFLGGEPRHIERAMPVLKGLGDTFVHVGPLSHGHTAKLISNVLSYATVALVNEAFMLGARSGLDLARLSEALNQGAPSKALESFGPRIAAGEYEPARVTVAHVCDDMMMLQQLAASTVSSVPILGAAQELYRLLQLQGSSARDLSVVAELWRSAGKR, from the coding sequence ATGCGGGTAGCATTCATCGGCGTCGGCGCCATGGGCGAGCCCATGGCGGCCAACTTGCTGCAGAAAGGATTCGAGCTCTCCATCCTGCACCATCGGCGCGCGGAGCCGGCCGCGCGGCTCGCGCAACTCGGGGCTCGTGTCTGCGCAAGCGTTGCCGAAACCGTTGCCGGTTGCGAGATCGTAGTGCTGAGCCTGCCGACATCTGCCGAAGTGGAAGCTATCGTTGCCGGCGCGGGCGGAGTCCTTGCCGCAGCGAGCGCGGGAACGCTCGTGCTGGACTGTACGACCAGCGACCCCGCCAGCACGCGGCGCCTCGGCGAGCAGCTCTCGGGGCGCGATATCGCCTTGGTGGATGCGGGCATGACCCGCGGCGTGGCCGGCGCCAAGCAGGGCAAGCTCGCGTTCTTTCTCGGCGGCGAGCCGCGTCACATCGAGCGGGCGATGCCGGTTTTGAAAGGGCTCGGCGATACCTTCGTGCACGTCGGCCCACTCAGCCATGGCCACACGGCCAAGCTCATCAGCAATGTGTTGAGCTACGCAACGGTTGCGCTGGTGAACGAAGCGTTCATGCTGGGCGCTCGCTCGGGGCTAGACCTGGCGCGCTTGTCCGAGGCGTTGAACCAGGGCGCGCCGAGCAAGGCGCTGGAGTCGTTCGGGCCGCGCATTGCGGCGGGCGAGTACGAGCCCGCGCGCGTGACGGTCGCGCATGTGTGCGACGACATGATGATGCTGCAGCAGCTGGCCGCGAGCACCGTGTCCTCCGTTCCGATTCTCGGAGCCGCGCAGGAGCTCTACCGCCTGCTGCAGCTGCAAGGCAGTAGCGCGCGCGACTTGTCGGTCGTCGCCGAGCTGTGGCGCTCGGCAGGGAAGCGCTGA
- a CDS encoding NAD-binding protein — MAIHRIGFVGIGNMGWPMAANLAHAGFELTVHDARPERAREFAAQCNAVAASSLADLAARVQCVVTMVPDHHVVRQVVLGDGGDCVAAGLQPGAIVADMGTSDPMATRSLGAELSARGIRLVDAPVMGGVPFACDASLDIMAAGEAEALDAMQPVFAALGRKVYRCGAAGSGHALKAINNYINACALINVIEGLTIGAKFGIDTALMIDTMQAMCTGRNHPIDKKIVPQVVTRKYAAGMPIGFIAKDLRIAVDTAQRLGAAAPLAEKVLALWQAAGAALGPACDHTEIVRYWERESGVQL; from the coding sequence ATGGCGATCCACCGCATCGGTTTCGTGGGCATCGGCAACATGGGTTGGCCGATGGCGGCCAACCTTGCGCATGCCGGATTCGAGCTGACCGTTCACGACGCTCGCCCGGAGCGCGCGCGCGAATTCGCGGCGCAATGCAACGCTGTGGCTGCATCGTCGCTCGCCGATCTCGCCGCACGGGTGCAGTGCGTGGTGACGATGGTCCCCGATCACCACGTCGTGCGCCAAGTCGTGCTCGGCGATGGCGGCGACTGCGTGGCGGCAGGCCTGCAGCCGGGGGCCATCGTGGCGGACATGGGCACATCCGACCCCATGGCCACGCGCTCGCTGGGGGCCGAACTGTCGGCGCGCGGCATTCGCTTGGTCGATGCACCGGTCATGGGCGGGGTGCCCTTCGCCTGCGACGCTTCGCTCGACATCATGGCTGCGGGCGAGGCCGAAGCGCTCGACGCGATGCAGCCGGTGTTCGCCGCGCTGGGGCGCAAGGTCTACCGTTGCGGTGCGGCTGGCAGCGGCCACGCGCTCAAGGCGATCAACAACTACATCAACGCCTGCGCCTTGATCAACGTGATCGAAGGGCTGACCATCGGCGCGAAGTTCGGCATCGACACCGCGCTCATGATCGATACCATGCAGGCGATGTGCACCGGGCGCAATCATCCGATCGACAAGAAGATCGTTCCGCAGGTCGTGACGCGCAAGTATGCGGCCGGCATGCCGATCGGGTTCATCGCCAAGGACCTGCGAATCGCGGTGGATACGGCGCAGCGGCTCGGCGCGGCTGCGCCGCTCGCGGAGAAGGTGCTGGCGCTGTGGCAAGCCGCCGGTGCCGCGCTCGGCCCCGCCTGCGACCACACCGAGATCGTGCGTTACTGGGAACGCGAAAGCGGCGTTCAACTCTAG
- a CDS encoding heme-binding protein has product MSLLTLKQADIIIDQALAKARQMKLPPLAVVVLDDSGYIKAVKREDGASMFRVEIGQGKAWGAVAMGCSSRALANRAKQNPNFFLTLAATSSGKFLPQQGGVLIRDAAGAILGAVGISGASGDEDEACGAHGVEQAGLKPDVSG; this is encoded by the coding sequence ATGTCGCTACTCACACTGAAGCAAGCCGATATCATCATCGACCAGGCGCTGGCAAAGGCTCGTCAGATGAAGCTGCCGCCGCTTGCGGTGGTCGTTCTGGACGATTCCGGCTACATCAAGGCCGTCAAGCGCGAAGATGGCGCCAGCATGTTCCGGGTCGAGATCGGCCAGGGCAAGGCCTGGGGCGCTGTTGCCATGGGTTGCTCGAGCCGGGCACTCGCGAACCGGGCCAAGCAGAACCCGAATTTTTTTCTGACGCTCGCCGCAACTTCTTCGGGAAAGTTTCTCCCGCAGCAGGGTGGCGTGCTGATTCGAGATGCCGCCGGTGCCATCCTGGGCGCCGTGGGCATCAGCGGTGCCAGCGGCGACGAAGACGAAGCCTGCGGTGCCCATGGCGTGGAACAAGCGGGCTTGAAGCCCGACGTCTCCGGCTAA